TTTTATAGTGGATTGTGTAATATGATTTTTGTCATATGTAAACTCTTTATTGTGGGATAATTCACAATAATATATAAATTTGCAACCCAATAGTAATAAAAGACAGTTCGTAACCATCCTGTCTATAAAAAAAACTAGGAATTATGATTACACCTTCCTTGTAGGGCATAAGCATTTCGTCTTGTGGTGACCCCTGTTTTCATTTTCCAAGTTTTTGATTCACTTTTTTGGTTTAAAGTAAATGAAAGCAAAAATGGAAAGAAAAAAAGCCATTGTTTTATTATCCGGCGGATTAGATTCTGCTGTTGCAATGTGGTTGGCAAAATCACAAGGTTATGAAGTGTATGCTCTGTCTTTCTCTTATGGACAGAGACACTCCATTGAATTAGAAAAGGCGAAGACGCTTGTTGAATCAGCTAAGATCTCAGGTCATCGTATTGTGGATATCAATATGGGGCAATGGGGAGGTTCTTCGTTAACGGATATGTCTATGAATGTTGAGGAAGGCGACATTCATAAGAAAGAAATTCCACAAACTTATGTTCCTGCACGTAATCTCGTTTTCCTTAGTGTTGCAGCATCTATGGGAGAAGCCATTGAAGCTTATGATATCTTTATTGGAGTGAGTGAAGTGGATTATTCTGGGTATGTTGATTGTCGCCAATCTTTTATTGATTCGATGGAATCAACAATTAATATGGGGACGGTAGCAGCTGTAGAAGAGGGTAAAAAGTTTAAAATTCATGCCCCTTTTGTTTACAAAACGAAAGTAGATGAAATTATTATGGGAATGGATTTAGGAGTTGATTTTGCAAATACATGGTCGTGTTACAAAGGAGAAGGGACCCCTTGTGGAGTATGTGATTCTTGTAAACTTAGAGCAGAAGCTTTTAGAAAAGCAGGCTATTCTGATCCTGCAATTTAGATAATGATACTTAAACTGTTTTAGATGTTAGAAGCGAAAGTCCTTGGGAAGAAGGTCGCACACCCTGATAAATACGATCCTTCTGTTTTGGTTGCTATTCCTCGTGAATTGAATCGATCGATTTATGATATTGACTCTAACTCCCTTCCTTTTATTGGGTTTGATGCATGGCATGCTTACGAAGTAAGTTTTCTTACAGATAAGGGAATGCCAGTAGTCGGAGTGATGAAATTTGTTGTTTCGTCTGATAGTGCCTGTTTGGTGGAGAGTAAATCCTTAAAGTTATACCTTAACTCTTTCAATATGTCAAGTTTTGGTTCTACAGTAAAGGATGCGATAGATCATGTGGAATTGTTGATTACAAAAGACTTGTCTGAGTTGCTGCAAACTTCTGTTTCTGTGGCTATACGTACGAAAAATATTTATCATGCTTCTCCCTTCTCCGACTATGATAAGTTGGAGTCGTTCATTGAAATTGATGATCTTAAGATCCATGATTATTCTGAAAATGTCTCTTTACTGGAGGTCGTTCCAAATGTCCTCCATGAGGAGATTCGTTGGTGTTCAGATTTGTTGAGGAGCAATTGTAAAGTTACTTTTCAGCCTGATTGGGGATCCATATATATACACATTGAAGGAGATCATATTGTAACACCAGAGTCATTACTTGCTTATATTGTGTCGATGAGAAATGAGACACATTTCCATGAGGAGATTTGTGAACTTGTTTTTGTTCGTCTTCAGCGACTTCTTAATCCGAAAAAACTTATGGTAGGATGTGTTTATACTCGTAGAGGTGGTATCGATATATGTCCGTTTCGTTCTAATGGCTTGGGTGACTTGCCTTCTGTTTACTCTAACTCTAAACGTCTTGTTCAAAAGACCATGAGACAATAATTAAATCATATGGATGAGTTGTGGATCGATATTTCTCGGTTACAACTCACCTTATGTTGTAAGTTCATTTACTTTAGAGAGCATGTTTGTATATTATTCCTTTTTGTTGCTCCTTTTCTTTTTCATCTTCTAACTGTTATTGTTTGTTGTGACAACTCTCTTTTGATCTATTTGTATAAACTTTTATCCCTTCTATTAAGATCACTACACTTAATTAAACTTCTTTATATATCAAAGAGTTATTTGATACCTCTATCCTTGTTTTATGTACTGAAGTGTGAATCCTATCTTGTATGTAATTCATCTATTTGGCTTTTAAAACAAGAAAATTTATGAGGCTATTGCTGTCCTATGAACATTGTTTTTGTATCCTAATATACGTTATTTATATACCAATGAATTTTATGTGTTTAATCAATAGTTTTTTTTGCTCTATGGTATGAAGCCAATATTAATCGAGCTATCTTTTGATTGTTGACAATAAATGGGTTTCCAAAAATATTTTTAGATTTGTGTATTATTGCACAAAAGGGGTAATTTTGTGCAATGACATTTGAATCAATCAATTTTAAATAATGGATGAACCAACAAGAGATAAAATAATTGAAAGTTCTCGCCTTTTGTTTGCTAGTGATGGAGTAGCCAATGTTACTATTTCTCGTATTGCAAAACACGCTGGGGTTGGTAGACGGACGATCTATATGTATTTCGCATCGAAGGATTCTCTTTATGATGAGGTGGTAGCTTATGAGGTTGATCTTATCTATACTAAGATTAAGGAAGCTTACGAAGAGACTATTCATTGTAGTACAGATAAAGTGATTAGAGAATATTACTATAGTCGATTTTATGCTTTTAAGGATCTTATACAGCGAAATGCTTCAATACGTTCAGATTTTTTGAATGATCCCCTCCGAATTAAATCCATTCGTAAGAATTTTGACTTTGATGAGAAATGTTTGTTAGAACAACTTGTAAAAAGAGAGATTAAGACTAGTTCTTCTACTTCGGAATCGATAATTAAATCATTGACAACATTAATCCATATAATTGCTGTTGGTCTTGAAGTCCCTCATATAAATCTGAACTTTGATAGTAGCTGTGATGCTGTACTGGATGAGTGTGTCGAAATGATAACAGAATATATTTATAAAAAAAGTAAATCTTAAATTGTTATGTATATAAATCACTTTTCTCATTATTTGCCTTCTAAGGTTGTCTCGAATTCATATTTTGAGAATGTTAATGGTCTAGAGGATCAATGGATTTATGAAAGAACAGGAATTAGATCGCGTTTCAAGGCTACTGATGATGAAAATACGAATACGATGGCAATAGAGGCAGTTCGTAATGGATTGGATCAATCAGGTTTTAGTGCAGGAGAGGTGGATCTAATTATTGGAGCTTCATACTCTCCTTATGATACTGTATTCACTATTGGACATGCGGTGCAACGCGAGATTGGAGCAAATGCTGCTAAAGTTGTTTTTGTTTCGTCTGCTTGTTCTTCTTTGATTAATGCTCTGGAAATAGCTGAGGGGTATATTGCTATGGGGAAAGCAAAAAATATTATAGTAGTAGCCTCAGAGCATAATTGGGCATACAGTAATGAATCATGTTCAAAGAGTGGACATCTTTGGGGAGATGGTGCTGCTGCTCTTTTTATTAGTTCAGAGCCTAAGGGGAAGAAGCCAGGTAGAGTCTTAAATGTTTTTACACAAGGATTAGGACATGTTGGTAAAGCGAATGATTCTGTGTTTTTGCGTCCTGTTTCCGGTGGATTAAGCATGCCTAATGGTAGAGATGTGTTTATCAATGCGGTTACCCAAATGAGACGAGCGATTGATGTTGTTTTAGAAAATACCAAGTTGACTGTTGATGAGTTAGATTATGTAGTTGCACATCAAGCAAATGGGCGAATTATTTCGAATCTTCAAAAACAGATGAAGTTAGCGGATGATCAGGTGCTAACACATATAAAGTCACATGGTAATACTGGGTGTGCGAGTACTGGAATCTGTTTTTCTCAGAATATTGATAGAATTAAAGAGGATGATTTAGTAGTCTTTACTGTTTTTGGTGGAGGGTACTCCGTTGGAGCACTATTATTACGTTATTAGATATAATAGTTAAAATTATATTAGAATATCCAAATGATTGTCATGTGTATCATATTTGGAATGATTCTTATGAGTTATTCTAGTATATTTGTAATCAGGCATATAGTTTAATATATGATATATGTTATGAGTTGGGTGTTTCAAAAATAAAGTTTATTTGTAATCTCTAGATTGCAAAAAAACTTTATTTTTTCTAGATTTGCCTTGTAACATGAAAAGTTAGAGGTGGATTTATTTTACACGACACATAAGAACTTGATAGACTCCTTGCATGGAGTGATTGATCGTCAATTAAACTATGAGATAGATTGGAGTCACCCTTTGATTGGAATTAAAGGATCTCGTGGTGTAGGCAAAACGATGTTTCTTTTGGATTATGCTCGACGTATGGAGACCAAATATGGTGATTCTTGTCTCTATGTAAATCTTAATAGTTTTTACTTTACCAAGAGACGTATCTACTCTTTTGCAGATGAGTTCTTTAAGAGAGGTGGCAAGATTCTACTTTTAGACCAAATACATAAGTATCCAAATTGGTCTAATGAGTTAAGAATGATCTATGATAATATTCCAGGATTAAAAATCGTTTTCAGTGGTTCTCCTGTTTTGAGGATTATTGAGGGGAATGACGAGCTAAAGGATATTGCTCATATGTACCATTTACATCCATTGTCATTTCGTGAATATTTAAATGTTAGAACAGGAAATGAGTTTGAATGTCTGCCGTTAAATGATATTTTAAATAGACATCAAGAAATTGTTCCTTCAGTTCTTAATAAGGTAAGGCCTTTAGCATACTTTACGGACTATTTGAAACATGGTTGTTACCCTTTCTTTCATGATGATTCAGCACTGTATACAGAGACTTTATTGAAACATGTGAATTTGGCTCTTGAAATCGATGTGACTTATACAAATCAAATAGAACTTCAATATTTGCCACGTTTAAGAAAATTGATGCAAATTATTGCTGACCAAGTCCCTTTTTGCCCCAATGTGAGTAAGATGAGTGGGGAAATTGATACTTCTAGAGCTACGGTAATGAATTATCTTCGTTATCTGAAAAATGCTAAATTATTACATTTAATATATAATGGGGAGGAGGGCCCGTCTAAAAAACCTGCACAGGTCTATTTGCATAATACAAATTTGATGTATGCAATCTCTCCTGAAAAAACATCGAACAGTAGTTTAAGGAAGACTTTCTTCTTAAATCAAACTGCTGTAAGATGTAAAGTGAAATCGGGTAGGGGGGTTGACTTTTTACTCGATAACGAGAAGAAATTTATGGTCGGAGGAAAATATACCAAACCTGTTGAGGGTGGCTATGCAGCTGCCGATATGATTGAGATTGGTTCAGATAATATTATTCCTCTTTGGCTGTTCGGCTTTCTTTATTAACTACAAGCAGCCGATTCTTGATATATAGTGTTTAGAAAAATAATTATTGACTTGTTGAAATACGAACCTTTGTTCAAAATTTAAAAAACAATGGCTAAAGAAAAAAAGTTTATCACATGTGATGGTAACTATGCAGCAGCTCACATTAGCTACATTTTTAGTGAGGTTGCATGTATCTATCCAATTACTCCTTCTTCTCCTATGGCGGAGAACGTTGATGAGTGGGCAGCAGTAGGACAGAAGAATATGTTTGGACAGCCTGTACGTTTGGCTGAACTTCAAAGTGAAGCTGGTGCCGCAGGTGCCGTTCACGGATCTCTTCAGTCAGGAGCATTTACTTCTACTTATACAGCATCACAAGGTTTATTGTTGATGATTCCTAATATGTATAAGATCGCGGGAGAGTTGTTACCAACAGTTTTCCATGTTAGTGCTCGTGCTTTGGCTACACATGCTCTTTCAATTTTTGGAGATCACAGTGATGTATACTCTGCACGTCAAACAGGTTTCGCAATGTTGTTCGCTGGATCCGTTCAAGAGACTATGGACCTTTCAGGTGTTTCACATTTGGCTACGTTGAAATCACGCGTTCCATTCATGAATATCTTTGATGGTTTCCGTACTTCACACGAGATTCAAAAGATTGAGATGTTAGAGAAAGAAGATTTGATGCCTCTAGTAGACATGGACGCTGTGAAAGAGTTCCGTGAAAGAGCATTGAATCCTGAGCATCCTGTTACACGTGGTACTGCTCAAAACCCAGATATTTTCTTCCAAGCAAAAGAGGCTTCTAACTCTTTCTATGATGTTGTTCCAGATATCGTAGAGGATTATATGCAAGAAATTACTAAGTTGACTGGTCGTGAGTATCACCCATTCACTTTTTATGGTGCTGAAGATGCAGAGAATATCATTATTGCAATGGGTTCTGTAACTGAGACTATTAAAGAAGTTATTGATGCGCAGGTTGCTGAAGGTAAAAAGGTCGGTTTGATCTCTTGTCACCTTTATCGTCCTTTCTCAGAGAAATATTTCTTCAACGTTCTTCCTAAAACAGTGAAGCGTATTTCTGTTCTTGATAGAACAAAAGAGCCGGGTGCACAAGGAGAACCATTGTATCTAGATGTACGTTCTTTATTTTATGATAAAGCAGAGAAGCCTTTAATTGTTGGTGGTCGTTTTGGTCTTGGATCGAAAGATACTACTCCAGCACAAATTATCTCTGTTTTCAATAACCTAGAGATGACAGAGCCTAAGAATGATTTCACTATCGGTATTATCGATGATGTAACATTTAAGTCTCTACCTCTTCTTCCTGAAGTGAAAGTTACATCAGACAAAACATTTGAAGCTAAATTTTATGGTTTAGGTTCTGATGGTACTGTTGGTGCAAACAAGAACTCTATTAAAATTATTGGTGGATCTACTGATAAGTATTGTCAAGCATATTTTGCTTATGATTCAAAAAAATCAGGTGGTTTTACAGCTTCACACCTTCGTTTCGGTGATGATCCAATCCGTTCAACATATTTAGTAACTACTCCTGACTTCGTTGCTTGTCATGTTCAAGCATACGTGAATCAATACGATGTATTGAAAGGTCTTAAGAAGGGTGGTTCATTCTTATTAAATACTATTTGGGATGAGAACGAAGTACTTCGTCGTCTTCCAGATAATATGAAGAAATATCTTGCTGAGAACGAGATTGATTTCTATATCATCAATGGTACAAAACTAGGTAAAGAACTTGGTCTTGGTAACCGTACTAATACTATAATGCAGTCTGCTTTCTTTAAGATCACTGGCGTAATTCCTTACGAATTAGCTGTGGAGCAAATGAAAAAAGCGATTGTTAAATCGTATGGTAAGAAAGGGGAGAATATTGTAAATATGAACTACGCTGCAGTGGATGCAGGTGGTGCTAACTTCCACAAAGTAGAAGTTCCTACTGAATGGAATACAATTTCTTTATCTTCAGAAAAAGATGAAACTTCTCGTCCTGATTTTATTGAAAACGTGGTGGACGTTATCAATGCTCAAGAGGGAGATTCACTTCCAGTGTCTACTTTCAAAGGGGTTGAAGATGGTACTTTCCCTAACGGAACAACAGAGTATGAGAAGCGTGGTGTAGGTATCGATGTTCCTGAGTGGATCGTGGATAACTGTATTCAGTGTAACCAATGTGCTTATGTTTGTCCTCACGCTGCAATTCGCCCATTCCTTGTGGATGAGAACGAAAAATCAAATGCTCCTGAAGGAACTGATTTGAAGAAGGCTGTCGGTAAGCAATTTGCTGGATTAGAGTTCCGTATGCAAGTTTCTCCTCTTGATTGTACAGGATGTGGTAACTGTGTTGATGTATGTCCTTCTAAAGAGAAATCTTTGGTTATGAAACCATTGGAAACTCAAGACGCAGAGATCGCTCGTTGGGATTACTTCTCTTCAGAGGTAACTTACAAAGACGATTTAGTTGACAAGTCTAAAACAGTGAAAAACTCACAGTTTGCTCAACCATTATTCGAATTCTCGGGTGCTTGTGCTGGTTGTGGTGAGACTCCATATATTAAACTTATTACTCAGCTGTTTGGTGAGCGTATGATGATTGCAAATGCTACTGGATGTTCTTCTATCTATGGTGGTTCTGCTCCTGCTACTCCTTATACAACTGAAAACAAGTCTGGTCACGGTCCTGCTTGGGCTAACTCTCTTTTCGAGGATAACGCTGAATTTGGTTTCGGTATGTCTGAGGGTATCAATGCACATCGTAATCGTCTTGCTGACGTGATGGCTACTGCTATCGAAGCTGGTGCTGCTGAATCAGATGCTTTTAAAGCTTGGCTTGAAGCAAAAGATAATGCGGATGCATCTGAAAAAGCTTCTGCTGTTGTTCTTGATGCTATTAAAGGAAACAGTGCTGAATACGCGAAAGAGATCTTATCTCTATCTCAATACCTAGTGAAGAAATCTGTATGGGTATTTGGTGGTGACGGATGGGCTTACGATATTGGATACGGTGGTGTTGATCATGTTTTAGCTTCAGGTGAGGATGTAAATATCCTTGTGATGGATACAGAGATCTATTCTAATACTGGTGGACAGGCTTCTAAGTCAACTCCAATTGGAGCTGTAGCTAAGTTTGCTGCTTCTGGTAAAAAGATTCGTAAAAAAGATCTTGGTGCTATCGCAATGAGTTATGGTTATATCTATGTTGCTCAAGTGGCAATGGGAGCAAATCAAGCTCAATTCTTAAAAGCGGTAAGAGAAGCTGAAGCTTATCCAGGACCTTCTTTGGTTATTGCTTACTCTCCTTGTATTTCTCATGGACTTCGTGCTACAATGGGTAAATCTCAAGAAGAAGAGGCGAAAGCTGTTGAGTGTGGTTATTGGTCAATTTATCGCTATGATCCTCGTCTAGAAGATGCTGGAAAGAATCCATTCCAATTAGATTCTAAAACTCCAGAATGGGGAAAATTCCAAGATTTCTTAATGGGTGAGGTACGTTATACTTCGTTACTTAAGGCATTCCCTGATGAAGCAAAAGAACTTTTTGTTGCAGCTGAAGATAATGCGAAATGGCGTCGTAACTACTATCAAAGATTATCAGAAATCTCTTTTGCTGCTGAGTAATTGTAGTTTTCAATGATATAATATAAAAGGATGTCCTATTATGGGCATCCTTTTTTGTTTTTTTTTATCATCTGATTGTTTGATACCTATTGTAGTAAGTAAGTCCACATAATTACAGATAGTTTTTTTTCATGATTAAAATAGATGTTGTTTCTTTGAGACATGCGATATATAAAGTTAACACAGGATGCAGTTCTAAAACTAACTGCTCTATATGAACATTCAGACAACAAGGTGGAAAGAATGCGTTCACATTGCCTATTACTGTCCAATAGTCACTATTCTATGGTTGATATTTCAAGGATAATGGGAATATCTGTCATTACAGTATCACGTCTATTTGACAAGTGGTTAGAATATAATTTTGATGCACTTAGGATTAAACAAGGAAGAGGAGCAAAGTGTAAATTAGCTGGATTCGATGATATAATCAAAGATTTAGTAAAAACAAATAATCGTAATCTATCTTATATACTTCATCATTTGAAAGAACATTATAATCTTACCATTTCAAAAGAGACTTTAATACGTTTTTTAAAAAGATCGGGTATGTATGGAAGTGAGTCCGGCGATCACTCAAGACAAAACGGAATGATATAGACTTCCAACTAAAGCAACATCAACTAACAGAATTACGTAAGTGTGAGGATTCAGGATACTTAGATTTATATTTCGTTGACGAAAGTCACTTTAATCTAACTCCCTATGTTCCATATGCATGGCAGGACAAGAAGAGTCAAATATTACTTCCGTCATCAAGAAGTAAAGCTCTTAATGTTATAGGAGCAATGAATCGTAAAAATGAGATATTTTATGAAGTACATGAAACAACAATTAATAGTGATATTTTGATCTCATTTATAGATAAGTTATGTAATTAGATAACAAAGAAAACAATACTAGTCCTTGATAATGCGCCTATTCATAGATCCAAAAAATTTAAAGCAAAAATAGAAGAATGGAATGCTTTAGATCTTTATATCTATTTTATTCCTCCATATTCTCCAGAACTTAATATCATAGAAATACTTTGGAAACACATCAAATACTTTTGGCTTGAGTTTAAAGCATATGAAAGCTACAATTCTCTGAAAAAATGTCTATTGGAAACACTAGGAGCATTTTGTTTAGAACATACCATTAATTTTGCATGAGTACTTAATATGGGGTGTTTTTAAAATTTATCCCGTGTGGTATGTCTAACTCTATTCCTTCGTTCTTATTAGGAATTGACTATTTGATCGATATTCCTATTTAGATTAAAAACAACTCGAAGTCGTTATAAAAGAGGATAAACTTTAAGAATAAAAGAAAGGGACAGCAGCGCTATCCCTTGTGTTTTTAATTCAAATTTTTGAATAAAATCTCTCTTTTTCTATATCATTTTGAATGCATTCTTTGTCTCTTTTCTCCAATAAGCTAATGCTTCATTATTCGACCATTTCTTGTCTGGGAAATTTGGTCCTATTAGTAGCGTGTTTTTACGCTTAACAAGCTTTTTATCTTTTACGAATGTTTCTCCACGAACTTCTAAGTGTTCTACCATTCGTTGTCTCCACTTTTTGAGCTCTTTTTGATATCTTCTTTTCGAAGAGAGTTCCTTGATCTCTTTAGGGTCTTTTTCAATATCAAAAAGTTGTTCTTCTCCAGTATGGATAAACCATATATATTTCATCTTACCATCTGTTAGCGCTGCCCAATAGTTGGATGCACTATAACATGTTGCATGTTCTAGATCAATATATTCTCTCCACTTAGGCTCTTTATCATGAACGAAAGAAAGAAGAGATTTTCCATCTATCTCTTTGGGTATTTTACCGCCAGCAGCCTCTAAGAATGTTGGTAAAAAGTCGCGTAGCTCTACTGGTTTGAAGCACTCAGATCCTCTTGGCATGGCTCCTTCCATCCAATTCGGATATTGCATTAAGAATGGAATTTTGGCAGATGGTTCATATGCATATGTTTTTCTCCAGTGGTTGTGGTCTCCCATCATATCTCCATGATCAGAGGTGAAACATATAATACAATCGTCATAAATCCCCTTCTCTTTTAATGCTTCGATAATCTTTCCAACTTGATCATCAATAAAAGAGATGTTTGCATAGTAGTGTAATTTCGAGTTTTTTGCATAGTCATCTCCGAAATCACCAAATGCTGTGGAGTAGTTTTCTTTATTTCTTAAAGGAGCAAATTTCTCACTCCAATCTGCTCTAACAGGAGGTTCTATATCTGATATATGATATTTATCTAGATACTCTTTGGGGGGATCATAAGGACTGTGTGGCCTCGCAAATGATACTTTTAAGAAGAGGGGGTTCTCAATCTCATAATTCTCAATAAACTGTACTGCAGTATTACCTGTCCATTCCGTAGGGTGAAGCTTTTTGGGTAGTTTATATGTATCTGCTTTGTTTTCATTCCATCCAATTCCTGTTTTGTCGGGGTCAAATCCCGGAGCATTAAGTCTGAACCAATCACGGTAATCACTTACATAACCATCGTCTTCTATTCTACCACTTTCATCTACAAGTGTTCCATGAAATCCATGAAGTGACTTTTGTGGATACCAATGCATCTTTCCTATTCCAAAAGTATAATAACCTAGCTCTCCAAGCATACGTGGCATTTCAATAGGATATTTTCTAGCCACTCTAGAGTAGCCTAGCATTCCATGATTCCATGGTGATTGACCTGTTAATAGTCCTGATCTTGCAGGAGTACAACTCGGTGTTGAGCTATATCCAGATCGAAATATTAATCCGTTTTGACCAATTTTATCAATGTTCGGTGTTTGAACGACTGGATTTAGTAGACCAATAGCATCTCCACGATGTTGGTCGGTCATAATAAAGATAATATGTGGTTGTTTGTGATTTGGTTTATTCTCTTTGGCCTCCAGTGAATTAGGGGCGAGTGTTAATCCTGCTGCTGCAACGCCTGATGTTTGTAGAAACGTTCTTCTTGTGAGCTTTGTCATAACTTATGTGTGTTTAAATTCTGTATTATATACTATAACGTTAAATATACTGATATAATATCTTTTATCTTGTTTTTGTTCTGTTAAAATTGTTTTCTATCTCTATAGAGATTTATATTCATTTTCACCTCTATCTATAGTTTAGTGAGGATCTTATTATCAAAAATATTAGGCACAAAAAAAGGAGCTTATCAAATAGAAAGGCTCCTTTTTTTCTTTAGTTTATATCTTTATACGATTCCTGAGAATCCCATAAATGCCATTGCTAGAATTCCTGCTGTAACCAAAGCAATAGGTGTGCCTTTTAAACCTTTAGGTACATTCATTAGCTCTAATTGCTCACGAAGCCCTGCAAAGATTACTAATGCAAGACCAAAACCAACAGCATTTGCTACAGCAAATGTAACTCCTTCTAGTAGATTGAACTCTTTCTGTATTGTAAGAATTGCAACTCCTAAGATTGCACAGTTGGTTGTAATAAGAGGTAAGAATACCCCTAAAGCTTGGTAAAGAGAGGGACTAACCTTCTTTAAGATAATCTCTACCAATTGAACCAATGAAGCAATGATTAGGATGAATGAAATAGTCTGTAGATAACCTAATCCTAAAGGATTAAGAATTTCATGTTGTACAATAAAAGTAACAATCGTTGCAAGAGCCATTACGAAGGCTACTGCACCAGTCATTCCAATTGCTGTAGATACTTTCTTAGAAACACCCAAAAAAGGGCAAATTCCCAAGAATTGTGAGAGTACAATGTTGTTAACAAAGACTGCAGATATAATAATGATTATATATTCCATTTCTTAAGCCTTTTTTATTTTGTTAATGATTGCAATAAGGTAACCTAATACCAAGAATGCTCCTGGAGCAAGGATAAATACCAAGCTTCCATATCCTTCGTTAAAGATTGTGAAACCAAAAAGTTTACCACTTCCTAAAAGTTCACGGATACCTCCTAGTAGCGTCAGTGCGAAACTGAAACCAAGTCCCATGCCAATACCATCAAGCATCGATTCAAAAGGACCATTCTTAGAGGCGAATGCTTCAGCACGACCTAGTACGATACAGTTTACTACAATCAATGGAATAAAAAGACCTAGACTTTTA
The Prolixibacteraceae bacterium DNA segment above includes these coding regions:
- a CDS encoding transposase, which encodes MDFQLKQHQLTELRKCEDSGYLDLYFVDESHFNLTPYVPYAWQDKKSQILLPSSRSKALNVIGAMNRKNEIFYEVHETTINSDILISFIDKLCN
- a CDS encoding transposase, coding for MTKKTILVLDNAPIHRSKKFKAKIEEWNALDLYIYFIPPYSPELNIIEILWKHIKYFWLEFKAYESYNSLKKCLLETLGAFCLEHTINFA
- a CDS encoding arylsulfatase, which encodes MTKLTRRTFLQTSGVAAAGLTLAPNSLEAKENKPNHKQPHIIFIMTDQHRGDAIGLLNPVVQTPNIDKIGQNGLIFRSGYSSTPSCTPARSGLLTGQSPWNHGMLGYSRVARKYPIEMPRMLGELGYYTFGIGKMHWYPQKSLHGFHGTLVDESGRIEDDGYVSDYRDWFRLNAPGFDPDKTGIGWNENKADTYKLPKKLHPTEWTGNTAVQFIENYEIENPLFLKVSFARPHSPYDPPKEYLDKYHISDIEPPVRADWSEKFAPLRNKENYSTAFGDFGDDYAKNSKLHYYANISFIDDQVGKIIEALKEKGIYDDCIICFTSDHGDMMGDHNHWRKTYAYEPSAKIPFLMQYPNWMEGAMPRGSECFKPVELRDFLPTFLEAAGGKIPKEIDGKSLLSFVHDKEPKWREYIDLEHATCYSASNYWAALTDGKMKYIWFIHTGEEQLFDIEKDPKEIKELSSKRRYQKELKKWRQRMVEHLEVRGETFVKDKKLVKRKNTLLIGPNFPDKKWSNNEALAYWRKETKNAFKMI
- the rsxA gene encoding electron transport complex subunit RsxA, producing MEYIIIIISAVFVNNIVLSQFLGICPFLGVSKKVSTAIGMTGAVAFVMALATIVTFIVQHEILNPLGLGYLQTISFILIIASLVQLVEIILKKVSPSLYQALGVFLPLITTNCAILGVAILTIQKEFNLLEGVTFAVANAVGFGLALVIFAGLREQLELMNVPKGLKGTPIALVTAGILAMAFMGFSGIV
- a CDS encoding electron transport complex subunit E, whose translation is MSKLKIVSKGFLQENPVFVLLLGMCPTLGVTSSAINGLGMGLATTFVLMLSNIAISLVARFIPDKVRIPSFIVIIATFVTVLQMVMQAYLPALYKSLGLFIPLIVVNCIVLGRAEAFASKNGPFESMLDGIGMGLGFSFALTLLGGIRELLGSGKLFGFTIFNEGYGSLVFILAPGAFLVLGYLIAIINKIKKA